The following are encoded together in the Novipirellula artificiosorum genome:
- the dxr gene encoding 1-deoxy-D-xylulose-5-phosphate reductoisomerase — protein sequence MATQNVAVLGATGSIGTATLDVLQHLDRIDGANQWNLWAASGHANLDLLAKLLDGLHRPPRRVVLSDPESAIHFRSRHATAAMQICTGPDALVEVASDPEVDIVVAAIVGRAGLESTLAAVESGKRVALANKETMVVGGSLVNATLMQSGAELLPIDSEHSAIFQCLGEKSCKPRKLILTASGGPFRSWSAAQMDQATPDSALDHPTWDMGPKITIDSATMMNKALEVIEARWLFDLPAESIEVVVHPQSIIHSMVEFEDGSVIAQLSPPDMRLPIQYALTYPRRLACQVPPLDREQRWDLTLEPADRERFPALDLGFEVAAAGGTAGAVVNAANESAVGLFLEGKIRFTDIVPTCRTCLENHSFEPNPTLETLLRLDRWARKEVAKQANVDRPLRRSGE from the coding sequence ATGGCGACACAAAACGTTGCTGTTTTGGGGGCAACCGGCAGCATCGGCACCGCCACGCTGGACGTTCTGCAGCATCTTGATCGTATCGACGGGGCGAACCAATGGAATTTGTGGGCGGCGTCGGGTCACGCCAATCTCGATTTGCTTGCAAAATTACTTGATGGTCTTCATCGTCCGCCGCGGCGTGTCGTGTTGTCGGACCCCGAATCGGCCATCCATTTCCGGTCACGCCATGCGACGGCGGCGATGCAAATTTGCACGGGTCCCGACGCGTTGGTCGAGGTAGCGAGTGATCCCGAGGTGGACATCGTGGTCGCTGCGATCGTGGGCCGTGCGGGCTTGGAAAGCACTTTGGCGGCCGTTGAATCGGGCAAGCGGGTTGCGTTGGCGAATAAGGAAACGATGGTCGTGGGCGGTTCGCTGGTGAATGCAACGTTGATGCAGAGTGGCGCGGAATTGCTGCCGATCGATAGCGAACACTCGGCCATTTTTCAGTGCTTGGGTGAAAAGTCCTGCAAACCGAGAAAATTGATCCTCACCGCCAGCGGGGGGCCGTTTCGAAGTTGGTCGGCCGCGCAGATGGATCAGGCGACGCCGGATTCGGCCCTCGATCATCCCACCTGGGACATGGGGCCAAAGATCACCATCGATTCGGCAACGATGATGAACAAGGCTTTGGAGGTGATCGAAGCCCGTTGGTTGTTCGATTTGCCTGCCGAATCGATCGAGGTGGTCGTGCATCCGCAATCCATTATTCATTCGATGGTAGAATTCGAGGATGGATCGGTGATCGCCCAACTGAGTCCACCGGACATGCGTTTACCTATCCAGTATGCCTTGACGTATCCACGGCGATTGGCCTGCCAAGTTCCGCCGCTCGACCGCGAACAACGTTGGGATCTGACCCTCGAACCGGCGGATCGCGAACGATTCCCGGCATTGGACCTCGGTTTCGAAGTCGCTGCGGCGGGTGGAACGGCCGGAGCGGTGGTCAATGCGGCCAACGAATCGGCGGTCGGCCTATTCCTGGAAGGCAAAATTCGCTTTACTGACATCGTGCCAACTTGCCGCACCTGTCTAGAAAACCACTCGTTCGAGCCAAATCCGACGCTTGAAACGCTCCTTCGGCTCGACCGTTGGGCGCGTAAAGAGGTTGCCAAGCAGGCCAACGTCGACCGACCGCTCCGCAGGTCGGGAGAATGA
- a CDS encoding site-2 protease family protein encodes MFLDFISQSLPLGATEETGFVSALLTQILLWGQVALGIGLVIFVHELGHFLAAKTFGVKCEKFYVGFDVPIKIGPIKFPRTLGKFQYGETEYGIGILPFGGYVKMLGQDDDPRKAEQEAKRIRSGGEAGDGEEEVERLDPRSYPAKPVWQRMIIISAGVVMNLVTGVLFAAIAFGYGVSYNPAIIGGVSPGGPAWRAGIEPGGQVISVGELSDDQMHFREMRVAIVSEGLEYPDKPIDVAIRYDDGIRQYKLKTDPHPVDSDLRMIGITNPTSLKLSSETPALPGSVADGVLSEADGGASIIAYDGNEVRPNSIVPSTPFFDYLYSHPDKTISLTLERADNTTHTVELPPQQAKSIGFRYAISPITALVEEGAAAKAGIQVGDVIVAVNGNTDIDAYGLPLMLFASEGPVSLQLRRGQGEQSRTIDVELTAESSPQTLSTTSGIDGQIAINRFGFSYSPRATVATVMPNLLSKGSGSSDTELEPGDEIKEVRLILSDAELPKPLKDDRFAPILEQLREGWKADGPMPLGALVETIQLLPEGTPLRVFATRSPRGRVIESVATVQQDDRVWPERGLALTAVEATQTADSFASALSLGFREGKRRLADVFRFLQMIPKGRVKMRHVGGPLEIVNMAKNQAERGISPQLLFLTMLSMNLAILNFLPIPALDGGHMVFLIAEAIRGKKLDEQLEMRLTMAGVLTILLLMVVVFANDIMRRL; translated from the coding sequence ATGTTCCTCGACTTCATTTCCCAATCGTTGCCGCTTGGCGCCACCGAAGAGACCGGCTTCGTGTCGGCATTGCTCACGCAAATTTTGTTGTGGGGGCAGGTCGCATTAGGCATTGGCTTGGTGATTTTTGTCCACGAGCTGGGGCATTTCTTGGCGGCGAAGACCTTTGGCGTCAAATGCGAGAAGTTTTACGTGGGCTTTGACGTGCCGATCAAAATCGGGCCCATCAAATTTCCTCGGACGCTCGGCAAATTCCAATATGGCGAAACCGAGTACGGGATTGGGATTCTGCCGTTTGGAGGTTACGTCAAAATGCTCGGCCAAGATGACGATCCGCGCAAAGCCGAACAGGAAGCGAAGCGAATCCGATCGGGTGGAGAGGCGGGCGACGGCGAAGAAGAGGTGGAACGGCTTGATCCACGTAGCTATCCCGCAAAACCGGTTTGGCAGCGGATGATCATCATCAGTGCCGGTGTCGTGATGAATTTGGTGACCGGTGTGTTGTTCGCTGCGATCGCGTTTGGCTATGGCGTCTCCTACAATCCCGCGATCATCGGCGGAGTGAGCCCAGGTGGTCCCGCTTGGCGTGCGGGGATTGAACCGGGGGGGCAGGTGATTTCGGTCGGCGAACTTAGCGATGATCAGATGCATTTTCGTGAGATGCGGGTCGCGATCGTTAGCGAAGGTCTCGAGTACCCCGACAAACCGATCGACGTCGCGATTCGCTACGACGATGGGATCCGTCAATACAAATTGAAAACCGATCCGCATCCGGTGGATTCGGATTTGCGAATGATTGGGATTACCAACCCGACCTCTCTAAAACTCAGCAGCGAAACGCCCGCGTTGCCGGGCAGTGTTGCTGATGGCGTGCTGAGCGAAGCCGATGGTGGTGCAAGCATCATTGCCTACGATGGAAACGAAGTCCGTCCCAATTCGATCGTTCCATCGACTCCGTTCTTTGACTACTTGTATTCGCATCCTGACAAGACGATTTCGTTAACGCTTGAACGTGCCGATAACACAACGCATACCGTCGAATTGCCGCCTCAGCAAGCCAAATCGATCGGTTTTCGTTACGCCATCAGCCCGATCACCGCTTTGGTCGAAGAGGGTGCCGCAGCGAAGGCCGGTATCCAGGTGGGCGATGTGATCGTCGCCGTAAACGGCAATACCGACATCGATGCTTACGGCTTGCCGTTGATGCTGTTCGCGTCGGAGGGTCCTGTATCGTTGCAACTGCGTCGCGGTCAGGGTGAACAGAGCAGAACGATCGATGTCGAATTGACGGCTGAGTCATCACCGCAGACGTTGTCAACGACGTCCGGGATTGATGGACAGATAGCGATCAACCGCTTTGGTTTCTCGTATTCACCGCGTGCGACGGTCGCTACGGTGATGCCCAATTTGTTGTCCAAGGGGAGTGGCTCCTCCGATACCGAATTGGAACCGGGTGACGAGATCAAAGAGGTTCGGCTGATCCTCAGCGACGCTGAATTGCCGAAGCCATTGAAGGACGATCGATTCGCGCCGATCCTCGAACAATTACGTGAGGGTTGGAAAGCCGATGGTCCGATGCCTTTGGGAGCTCTGGTTGAAACGATTCAATTGTTGCCCGAAGGAACACCTCTGCGAGTCTTTGCAACTCGGTCTCCACGGGGTCGAGTGATTGAATCGGTTGCAACGGTCCAGCAAGATGATCGAGTTTGGCCCGAACGTGGCTTGGCACTGACAGCGGTCGAGGCGACGCAAACCGCAGACTCGTTTGCGAGCGCTTTGTCGCTTGGATTCCGTGAAGGCAAGCGACGTTTGGCTGACGTTTTTCGCTTCTTGCAAATGATCCCCAAAGGACGCGTAAAAATGCGCCATGTGGGTGGGCCGCTTGAAATTGTGAACATGGCCAAGAACCAAGCCGAGCGAGGCATTTCACCACAATTGTTGTTCTTGACGATG